The proteins below come from a single Drosophila kikkawai strain 14028-0561.14 chromosome 3R, DkikHiC1v2, whole genome shotgun sequence genomic window:
- the LOC108084580 gene encoding very long chain fatty acid elongase F — protein MFEIFRTPYVDSKQLPLATGPVPILIIITGYLLVIFKGGRKFMKHREAYKLNGVLKCYNMIQILYNIAMLLPGFYFLFVFRPYNFKCMKVLPQDHPLKNWERTIAYAYYINKIVDLLDTFFIVLRKKYRQITYLHVFHHVLMPSAGYLIIRFHGYGGHLFLLCFLNVIVHVVMYCYYYSAIAGSAVPWKRYLTLLQMLQFILMFAHCAYTAAQPECQTSQGMTFLYSCSSAIMLIMFTNFYVQCYMRNSKQKEN, from the exons ATGTTCGAAATATTCCGGACTCCCTATGTCGACTCCAAGCAGCTGCCGTTGGCCACCGGACCCGTCCCCATTTTGATCATTATCACGGGCTACTTGCTAGTGATCTTCAAGGGCGGCAGGAAGTTCATGAAGCACCGGGAAGCGTATAAGCTAAATGGTGTTCTGAAGTGCTACAATATGATTCAGATACTCTACAATATAGCGATGCTCTTGCCA GGATTCTATTTCCTGTTCGTGTTCCGGCCATACAATTTCAAGTGTATGAAAGTTTTGCCGCAGGATCACCCCCTGAAGAACTGGGAACGCACCATTGCTTACGCTTACTACATCAACAAGATCGTGGACCTGCTGGACACCTTTTTCATTGTGCTCCGCAAGAAGTATCGTCAGATAACCTATCTGCATGTGTTCCACCACGTCCTGATGCCGTCTGCAGGATACTTAATCATTCGTTTCCATGGCTATGGAGGACACttgtttttgctttgtttcTTAAACGTCATCGTGCACGTGGTCATGTACTGCTACTATTACTCGGCCATCGCGGGCAGTGCTGTGCCCTGGAAGCGGTATCTCACACTGCTCCAGATGTTGCAGTTCATCCTCATGTTCGCCCATTGCGCCTATACTGCCGCCCAGCCCGAGTGCCAGACATCACAGGGAATGACCTTTTTGTACAGCTGCTCCTCCGCGATCATGTTAATCATGTTTACCAACTTTTATGTCCAGTGTTATATGCGGAATTCTAAGCAAAAGGAGAATTGA